aaaaggcggcaaaaaaaaatgtaggcgcaaagggatatcgtcccatagaaaatttgaatttcgcgcctttttttactgacaagatttggttgaccagctataacaaactttgttttaagccccctccagacgatgtgcgtgaatcgcgggcgaagccgcgaacgcgagtgtggagccgatttcgctgtctgcgaaaatcgactccacacgcGCGTTCGCGGTTTCGCGCACGAGTATGGAGGGGGCTAGAACAGTGCGCCTTGGGCCGAGTCAAAGGACCAAGTAGATTCATAAGAGCCGGCGCGAACGTGAGTGTGGAGCCGATTTCGCTGTCTGCGAAAACCGACTCCACAcgcgcgttcgcggcttcgcgcacgAGTATGGAGGGGGCTAGAACAGTGCGCCTTGGGCCGAGACAAAGGACCAAGTAGATTCATAAGAGCCGGCGCGAATGGCGCGATATTTGTAGTTGTACTGAACAGTCAACATTCTCTTTTTTAATCCGGGATGTCGCATGCGATATTTTAATTGCTTCCACATTTACTGCAACTGACTTAGAAATAAATGCAAGGTGGAAAAGAATtaaattaatagaaaaaaaaagcaaaaccgTTTATGGcatatttttaattccattaaatattatttatagtcattggatctattatttattagttttattacaccTGGAATGATTTGTTTTCTGGAATAGTGtacaattttaagtatttttcacGCGATATCGCAGTTAATACTGTACTATAACTGataatttaataggtatatataaaaatGGTGTTCGTTTATCACataacatatacatattaaaaacctATAAATGTGACAAAAAGGTAGAATAATATCAATGGCATTGTGCTGTTTGGAATCAAGCTTACGATAAATGAGTACAAATCAAGGGCATAagctttttatataatttaaggCGTGAATGTAGAGGTGTCAGTCCATTATGATGAAAGTAAAACAATATGCTCAGGTACTAATCACAAAAATCAACTCTTACCAACAACTGTAAAAGTTATGACACCAAATAATTACTAATactcttaaataatattttaataacaaattcaACATAACAACATGAAAcataaattattagaaaatataataatagtcACCACTAAATAGATGTCGGCAGACCAAACGAACCATGCTACATAGGTACTCGCAAATATCAATTTGTACGTGAGGTTACCCACGCAGTATGATGCATTTACTGTGCCACTCACAAATACATTTAAAGTGATATAAAATAACATCTCTACTCGAAAGCCACAATCAATTGGAACTTTAATACTGTTTGTTAAGATTGCTTTGCAGACGGAGCTTCGAGTAGGATGTATTTGATCGAAGACACAAGGCAGTCTTAGGCGAATACTGTCCCTTCCTCAGTCCCACCTCATGCCCCCTCGTGTCACCAACACTATGCAAACTATCTTAATACTCAAGACACTAAGTATCTCCGACACTCCCAGTACGTTTAATCTTAAGTAAATAATCAGATATATCATAAATTACATTGTCGTCATATACAATCTATGTTTGTACATCCTACATCGGTATAAAGATTTCGTAATCGTAGCTCTTATTTATGAACACACTACTTTATGGAGATTACGAACGAACATAACTCACCACGTTACTATTCTACCGCGTCATTCTTcaaaagtaaaataatcataataatatacatatatcacaGATACCTAGCGAAGATAATTCTCGATTAAATCTTCCATATTTGAGGTATTACAAATTGTAGacaattttatttgtataaaatatgacaaaataataaaaaaaaaacacaatctcAAAACTCCTAATCCTTCGGTGTTATGAAAATTTCATATTAAAATCTCGCACGACGGGGAACCGTCTAGACGACGGGCGGCGCCGTCTCGGCCGTCGGTTGCTTGTTTAGACTTGAAAGTAATCGCTGACGTTGTCGGCGCCGTTGACGGCGGGCTGGTGGGGGCGGGGCTTGCTGGTCGGCGCCGCGATGCGCTCGTAGCCGGCGCCCGAGTCCGAGCGCTCCACAAGAGCGGCCCCCGCCGAGTTTACCTCCTCGTACGGCGGTTCCTTTTTAGACAACTCGAAATACTTAACGCTCTCGTAGTTCGGATCCTTCTTGGACCTCATCGAGTCGCTTTTGGAGGCTTTCGACCGCACCGATTCATATTTGGGGTCCTTGAGTCTGAGCGATTCGTAGTCGGGGTCCCTCGTCCGGACGTCGTCGTAGTCGGGGTCCTTCGGGCGGACGGACTCGTAGTTGGGGTCGGACTCGCTGCCGCTGCCCTTGTAGAGCGGGTCGTGCGGCATGGACTCGTAGGTGGACTCGCCGAGGTCGCCGTTGTTGTTGGGCCAGTACTTGCCGGGCTTGTTGACGGTGGCGTAGGGCGGCGTCGGCGGCTGGTTGCGGAGCACCTCGTAGTTGGGCTCGGAGTCCGAGGCGCCGTTGTCCATCTTGGAGATGTGCTCGTACCCGGCGCCGTGGTTCAACTTGCCGAGCGTGTTGTTATTGGCGAAGTTGGAATTGGGCGCGGATTTGCTCACGTCTTTGACCGTCTCGTAGCCCGGGTCCTGGTTCTGGGAGATCTTGCGCTCCTTGTGCGCGATGGTTTCGTAGCCGTGGCTGGATTTGTTCCTGTCGATGGTCTCGTAGCCGGGGTCGTCGGCGCGCGGCTCGGCGTCGCCGTGGGCTCCGGTCTCGTGGGGTTTCCCCTTGGCTTTCTTCACGACCTTGGCGTACATGTCGTCGAGGTTGCGGGCGGGGCTGGCGCGCGGGTCGGGCGGCGCGGGCCGCTCGATGTCGATCTCCTTGGCCACGAGCGGCCGGATGAGGTCGCCGGAGCTGAAGCGGTGCTTGTCCACGGGGTAGTTGCAGCCGTAGAAGTCGGACGAGCTGACGCAGCTGTTGTTGCGCTGGTGCTTCTCGTTGAGGCTCCGGCGGAGCTTGTCGTTGTTGAAGAGATCACCTGGGGAGAGAGGAAATTATTATGAA
The sequence above is a segment of the Cydia amplana chromosome 2, ilCydAmpl1.1, whole genome shotgun sequence genome. Coding sequences within it:
- the LOC134657314 gene encoding uncharacterized protein LOC134657314 isoform X1 — its product is MYTLIEIALSVGVLISLVIALSACVCGCKNSNQKSELVGTAGVVKIRFDEEAPSPAPTTPASIKRASTQNSQRSLPEIPQPVGRHDSGDTASEIYATVNLDAGNKGAAEPSTSREHPYEHAYAKLQNDNHNITVEITPDNREDEIAIDERDANQSGPDSVVISARVAISGALPSSHELPYITPPSPRHNQHFSGDSTDSAKGYTSISVREPLSNIRAQGAAPAAPHYATVSDDSDEMYAAIEEAAAGSGSDTYAQIPEPRRRSTRARALPDDHHARRSAPPEIGATTSNATHSRQASSSSCSNSTGALGSPKPEKRQANSPLPPPPPPPALPPAAQPQAKHQRISSTGDLFNNDKLRRSLNEKHQRNNSCVSSSDFYGCNYPVDKHRFSSGDLIRPLVAKEIDIERPAPPDPRASPARNLDDMYAKVVKKAKGKPHETGAHGDAEPRADDPGYETIDRNKSSHGYETIAHKERKISQNQDPGYETVKDVSKSAPNSNFANNNTLGKLNHGAGYEHISKMDNGASDSEPNYEVLRNQPPTPPYATVNKPGKYWPNNNGDLGESTYESMPHDPLYKGSGSESDPNYESVRPKDPDYDDVRTRDPDYESLRLKDPKYESVRSKASKSDSMRSKKDPNYESVKYFELSKKEPPYEEVNSAGAALVERSDSGAGYERIAAPTSKPRPHQPAVNGADNVSDYFQV
- the LOC134657314 gene encoding uncharacterized protein LOC134657314 isoform X2; its protein translation is MYTLIEIALSVGVLISLVIALSACVCGCKNSNQKASTQNSQRSLPEIPQPVGRHDSGDTASEIYATVNLDAGNKGAAEPSTSREHPYEHAYAKLQNDNHNITVEITPDNREDEIAIDERDANQSGPDSVVISARVAISGALPSSHELPYITPPSPRHNQHFSGDSTDSAKGYTSISVREPLSNIRAQGAAPAAPHYATVSDDSDEMYAAIEEAAAGSGSDTYAQIPEPRRRSTRARALPDDHHARRSAPPEIGATTSNATHSRQASSSSCSNSTGALGSPKPEKRQANSPLPPPPPPPALPPAAQPQAKHQRISSTGDLFNNDKLRRSLNEKHQRNNSCVSSSDFYGCNYPVDKHRFSSGDLIRPLVAKEIDIERPAPPDPRASPARNLDDMYAKVVKKAKGKPHETGAHGDAEPRADDPGYETIDRNKSSHGYETIAHKERKISQNQDPGYETVKDVSKSAPNSNFANNNTLGKLNHGAGYEHISKMDNGASDSEPNYEVLRNQPPTPPYATVNKPGKYWPNNNGDLGESTYESMPHDPLYKGSGSESDPNYESVRPKDPDYDDVRTRDPDYESLRLKDPKYESVRSKASKSDSMRSKKDPNYESVKYFELSKKEPPYEEVNSAGAALVERSDSGAGYERIAAPTSKPRPHQPAVNGADNVSDYFQV